One window of the Eucalyptus grandis isolate ANBG69807.140 chromosome 6, ASM1654582v1, whole genome shotgun sequence genome contains the following:
- the LOC120294326 gene encoding sodium/calcium exchanger NCL-like, producing the protein MANNHASLLLLLLLLLLLLLSFGSSLHSRLILRPRTPDPVSNEVDSVDGQRGDGTPCVRLPRSSAGSSCNQTYGFMPCTTAWPGSLYLIVVYGYKMFLAATYLSKGRELLLEILGPGIVGGLFLPMLGALPDAMLILVSALSGRTETAQRQVSVGMGLLAGSTAMLLTVIWGSCIIVGKCDLHNSVALDQQDTKGFSLKGSGVSTDLLTGCAARIMVFSGIPFIIVLLPQILNSTSGRHLAVLISLIVSLILLIAYCIYQVGHPWILNRRLAFVEDKHVFFYFLRHLRMHALGRLLTDDGELNTDVVGKLFRTLDENCDGYLSAAELKALIVGIRFEEIDLNEDNAVNKFMKDFDYSNDCHLEFSKFVNGISVWVKKARSSGAASGIKNLGIMKFLDGLCHQTRQEHAQSGDQTDEVTESVGNTKLITLKAVLLLVLGTITAGVFAHPLVDAVDNFSDATGIPTFFISFIALPLATNSNEAVSAIIFASRKKQRTASLTFSELYGAETLRNLLCLSVFLAIVYVRGLTWDFLSEVLVILIICFVMGTFASFHTTFPLWTFSLAFLLYPFSLALVYVLDYILGWP; encoded by the exons ATGGCCAACAACCatgcctctctcctcctcctcctcctcctcctcctcctcctcctcctatcGTTTGGCAGCTCCCTCCATTCCCGTCTCATCCTCAGGCCTCGGACGCCCGATCCCGTCTCCAACGAAGTCGACTCGGTCGACGGCCAGCGAGGCGACGGCACTCCCTGCGTGCGCCTTCCGCGGTCCTCCGCTGGCTCGTCTTGCAACCAGACGTACGGATTCATGCCCTGCACCACCGCGTGGCCCGGCAGCCTGTACCTGATCGTCGTGTACGGGTACAAAATGTTCCTGGCGGCCACGTACCTGTCCAAGGGCAGGGAGCTGTTGCTGGAGATCCTGGGGCCCGGCATCGTCGGCGGCCTCTTCCTCCCCATGCTCGGCGCGCTGCCCGACGCCATGCTCATTCTCG TGTCCGCACTTTCTGGACGCACAGAGACTGCTCAAAGGCAAGTTTCTGTCGGAATGGGCTTATTAGCTGGATCAACTGCCATGCTCCTTACAGTTATATGGGGATCTTGCATTATTGTTGGGAAGTGTGATCTTCATAATTCAGTTGCATTGGACCAACAAGATACAAAAGGATTTAGCTTGAAAG GTTCTGGTGTCAGTACAGATTTGTTGACAGGTTGTGCAGCAAGGATTATGGTCTTTTCAGGGATACCCTTCATTATTGTTCTATTGCCTCAAATTCTCAACTCGACGTCAGGGAGGCACTTGGCTGTCTTAATTTCACTGATTGTCTCTCTGATACTATTGATTGCGTATTGTATCTATCAG GTTGGCCATCCTTGGATACTGAATCGGCGACTTGCTTTTGTGGAAGACAAGcatgtctttttttatttcttaagaCACCTACGGATGCATGCCCTGGGGAGGCTTCTTACAGATGATGGCGAACTCAATACGGATGTTGTGGGGAA GCTTTTCAGGACATTGGATGAAAATTGCGATGGATATCTAAGTGCTGCAGAACTTAAAGCACTGATAGTAGGAATCCGATTTGAAGAAATAGATTTAAATGAGGACAATGCTGTAAATAAATTCATGAAAGACTTTGACTACTCAAATGATTGCCATCTGGAATTTTCAAAGTTTGTGAATGGTATTTCTGTATGGGTTAAGAAGGCTAGGAGTTCAGGCGCTGCTTCTGGAATAAAAAACTTAGGTATAATGAAGTTTCTAGACGGCTTGTGCCAT CAAACTAGACAGGAGCATGCTCAATCTGGGGATCAAACTGATGAGGTCACTGAAAGTGTTGGGAATACTAAATTGATCACCTTAAAAGCAGTGTTACTACTGGTCCTTGGAACAATCACTGCAGGGGTGTTCGCTCACCCTCTTGTAGATGCAGTTGACAATTTCTCAGATGCCACCGGTATTCCAACTTTCTTCATCTCTTTTATTGCTCTTCCCTTGGCTACCAACTCCAATGAAGCCGTTTCAGCAATTATATTTGCAAGtaggaaaaagcaaagaacaGCTTCGCTTACTTTCTCTGAG CTATATGGGGCAGAAACCTTGAGAAATCTCCTTTGCCTGTCGGTTTTCTTGGCTATTGTTTACGTCAGAGGATTGACATGGGATTTCTTGTCCGAAGTGCTAGTTATTCTCATCATTTGCTTTGTGATGGGAACCTTTGCCAGCTTCCACACCACCTTCCCCTTGTGGACATTCTCACTGGCCTTTcttctttatcctttttcctTGGCACTGGTTTATGTCTTGGATTATATTTTGGGCTGGCCATAG
- the LOC104448517 gene encoding transcription factor GTE4: MASELMEDEDSREKQPRWADGSRVYARKRPGTQSSHTPAAATENGNSLIRPAGSQSEDAAASDDSSSSRSLERASLSKVRELVNGSSTPGYALSGRSVRISVDSRSKVEIRVLKRKLMRELDQVKNLLKRLEAKEIRANGYSARDGVGKAGTLMRVNSEVGSVGLPVSQPFQGHGVAMADSDNGIGSEILGKDRRNPKVNQLHPHSESVARKDKLQPQESNKKMKKSNGTIDDRGPSFGLDKHSSQLFKSCDSLLSRLMKHKYGWVFNTPVDPKKLGLQDYFTIIKNPMDLGTVKSRLNKNWYKSPREFAEDVRLTFHNAMLYNPKGQDVHIMAETLLKIFEDRWKVIEKENNLDHRYNTSLPTHISKKAPSPAPIAPPASSVRPDAEALDKSESRALPVDSRTKPATSGHPGKKPVPKNPEARDSHKKDMTYEEKQRLSEDLQTLPSEKLEDVVQIIKKRNPHLFQQEDEIEVDIDSVDSDTLWELDNFVNNHKKGLGKNNRKAEFPQAGNAVAEMNEVQVIEEASTENMAGTAENDAVAPSPPLLEKQGANLSESSGSSGSSSDSGSSSSDSDSDRSSL; encoded by the exons ATGGCCTCGGAGCTGATGGAAGATGAGGACTCGAGGGAGAAGCAGCCGAGGTGGGCGGACGGCAGCAGAGTCTACGCGCGCAAGAGGCCCGGCACTCAGTCCTCGCACACCCCGGCCGCCGCGACGGAGAACGGGAACTCGTTGATCCGGCCGGCGGGCTCCCAATCCGAGGATGCCGCCGCGTCTGATGATTCTTCGTCGAGCCGGAGCTTGGAGCGCGCGAGCTTGTCGAAGGTGCGCGAATTAGTAAACGGTAGCTCGACGCCTGGTTATGCTTTGTCCGGTCGTAGTGTTCGGATTAGTGTTGATTCGAGATCGAAAGTTGAGATCAGAGTGCTTAAGAGAAAGCTAATGAGAGAGCTTGATCAAGTTAAGAACTTGCTGAAGAGACTTGAAGCTAAGGAGATCCGAGCTAACGGTTATTCGGCGAGGGATGGTGTTGGTAAGGCCGGGACGTTAATGCGTGTAAACTCCGAAGTGGGTTCTGTGGGCTTACCAGTTTCGCAGCCTTTTCAAGGTCATGGGGTTGCCATGGCTGATAGCGACAATGGCATTGGTAGTGAGATTTTAGGGAAGGATAGAAGAAACCCTAAGGTGAATCAGCTTCATCCGCATTCAGAATCGGTCGCTCGTAAGGACAAGCTCCAACCACAGGAGAGTaacaagaagatgaaaaaatcaaatggaaCAATCGATGATAGGGGGCCAAGTTTTGGGCTTGATAAGCATTCCAGTCAATTGTTTAAGAGTTGTGACAGTTTGTTGTCTAGATTAATGAAGCACAAATATGGGTGGGTTTTCAATACACCAGTGGATCCTAAAAAGCTTGGGTTGCAGGACTACTTCACCATCATTAAGAATCCGATGGATTTGGGTACTGTTAAGTCTAGGTTGAATAAGAACTGGTACAAGTCACCCAGAGAGTTTGCAGAGGATGTGAGATTAACATTTCATAATGCGATGTTGTACAATCCTAAAGGCCAAGATGTTCACATCATGGCTGAGACATTGCTGAAGATATTCGAAGACAGGTGGAAAGTCATAGAGAAGGAGAACAATCTTGATCATAGATACAATACGAGTTTGCCAACACATATTTCCAAAAAGGCTCCTTCTCCTGCTCCCATAGCTCCGCCAGCATCGTCTGTACGTCCTGATGCGGAGGCTTTGGATAAATCAGAGTCTAGGGCATTGCCAGTGGATTCTAGGACTAAGCCTGCCACTTCTGGACATCCAGGTAAGAAGCCAGTTCCCAAGAATCCTGAAGCCAGGGATTCTCACAAGAAGGATATGACTTATGAGGAGAAGCAAAGGCTTAGTGAAGACCTCCAAACTTTACCTTCAGAAAAGTTGGAGGATGTTGTTCAGATAATAAAGAAGAGGAATCCTCATCTATTTCAACAGGAGGATGAGATTGAAGTCGATATTGACAGTGTTGATTCTGACACTCTTTGGGAGCTTGATAACTTTGTGaataatcataaaaaaggtCTAGGCAAGAACAATAGGAAGGCTGAGTTTCCTCAAGCTGGCAATGCTGTGGCGGAGATG AATGAGGTTCAAGTTATTGAGGAGGCATCAACAGAGAACATGGCAG GCACAGCTGAAAACGATGCAGTCGCACCTTCTCCACCTCTATTAGAAAAGCAAGGTGCTAACTTGAGTGAATCAAGTGGTTCAAGTGGTTCAAGTAGTGATTCTGGATCTTCTTCAAGTG ATTCTGACAGTGATAGGTCCTCTTTGTAA
- the LOC120294327 gene encoding transcription factor GTE4-like, translating into MDLGTVKSRLNKNWYKSHREFAEDVRLIFHNAMLYNPKGKKPVPRNPEARDSHKKDMTYEEKQRLSEDLQTLPSEKLEDVVQIIKKRNLHLFQREDEIEVDIDSVDSDTDEVQVIEEVPTENIAGAAENNAVAPSPPLLEKQGANLSESSSSSSSSSDSGSSSNSEITLCIVHITTEQFSLALGDVAAAFELLSLWAELASCWE; encoded by the exons ATGGATTTGGGTACTGTTAAGTCTAGGTTGAATAAGAACTGGTACAAGTCACACAGAGAGTTTGCAGAGGATGTGagattaatatttcataatgcGATGTTGTACAATCCTAAAG GTAAGAAGCCAGTTCCCAGGAATCCTGAAGCCAGGGATTCTCACAAGAAAGATATGACATATGAGGAGAAGCAAAGGCTTAGTGAAGACCTCCAAACTTTACCTTCAGAAAAGTTGGAGGATGTTGTTCAGATAATAAAGAAGAGGAATCTTCATCTATTTCAACGGGAGGATGAGATTGAAGTCGATATTGACAGTGTTGATTCTGACACT GATGAGGTCCAAGTCATTGAGGAGGTGCCAACAGAGAACATTGCAG GTGCAGCTGAAAATAATGCAGTCGCACCTTCTCCACCTCTATTAGAAAAGCAAGGTGCTAACTTGAGTGAATCAAGTAGTTCAAGCAGTTCAAGTAGTGACTCTGGATCTTCTTCAA ATTCTGAGA TTACCTTGTGCATAGTTCATATAACCACAGAACAATTCTCGTTGGCCTTGGGAGATGTGGCTGCGGCTTTTGAACTGTTATCTCTTTGGGCTGAGCTGGCTTCATGCTGGGAGTAG
- the LOC120294965 gene encoding CLAVATA3/ESR (CLE)-related protein 53-like, whose translation MAHFTKAHILTLCLLPLLMVSSDTRLISNGFSDVPKQIDSEIILRNLGYSVPKSGNVPRRMMQGVETDKTTPGGPDPQHH comes from the coding sequence ATGGCTCATTTTACCAAGGCTCACATACTGACATTGTGCCTCCTTCCGTTGCTCATGGTGAGTTCAGACACGAGACTGATTTCTAATGGATTCTCGGATGTGCCAAAGCAAATCGACAGTGAAATAATCTTGCGGAACTTAGGGTACAGCGTTCCCAAGTCCGGTAATGTCCCGAGGAGAATGATGCAGGGAGTGGAAACCGACAAAACCACGCCAGGAGGGCCGGATCCTCAACATCACTAG